A region from the Serinus canaria isolate serCan28SL12 chromosome 10, serCan2020, whole genome shotgun sequence genome encodes:
- the SPG11 gene encoding spatacsin isoform X3, which yields MAAAGARAELRVLLVPHSGQPRGAARVRLSRARHALGTVLLAGGIRLESLGPGGPGRARGSVLPGAWADFLWDSSEDDGSQSNKTKLLALAQSHDLFVYEFSVEDGKHNPNPLHSCEAETLKKLLEAKNISLPSISSVKILSFGNNKCKLLLNQFLLVHLTFPGEGSPPETCGCFPLALPPGAVGRIADSQFCRGILFLLDSAGWIYICDCSDGATLGKVGVALAAGQGPAPVSPLAALAVSPDLSTAVVTNSCHWALAVQLNTYFRQFPEHLFCKRDPENLPVKPAEGLEEDELASSEHSMELLPLPFRTDRSWKAHLSSLWDRVRRRRTAGSPDLVNHLNLPWYQFFTHLEDHDPEVCEDPERMVAFVPRAVTWAASPALQGQPGGAGQQWAQIPVGAAQEMVKLECKLVTGAKAVFVVQAQDTGLSLALWDFESQDVTCSLFGRSSAYVECSAELPLCLLLTERGLSLVLFGVTQEEFLTRLMMFGSAGVVDSLCHLNGWERCSIPIHALEAGLENRQLDTVDLFLKSKESVFSLSAASPGPGHPGGAASQSYLSNLEELRPALNLLCSAIQDNDMEPHSKPFSEQLLNLTLTFLTKQLEEIFVHTEEPDEFLQKAADILTDYIIRLRKFLRRYPHPAVTPGQGAELDEDLPEIEESQEWEKLTPEEVIAEAILSNKIPEAQIFFRRQQHPAESLQELMQTGLSLAYDCLLKGSTREASELLRNMGLDVRQELHKICLHTQDRHVRELLVKVLQEENYFSEKEKKIIDFVHQVESFYSESFQEKEETQSLSRCSSWRRQQELSGPRAVLGSQLGWGSPRAPRLTLTLSWALCWEQLLQEMVLLPWKPQQELKTCSPEVLWMHLTAQHDWMSICSWIEESEPSQAPCGRAVWPPLSPDIVDRSTLCSPYMRQDILNKLARKGIFVPSELEDFELLLQRLSCLGGVLQNPHPVPKCSSASGLDFHAQFVLHCLEHSLQYLLYTYLDYYSLTPSNCPVLGNKELQEAHPWFEFLVQCRGVASSPRDPKMIFQASLANAQMLIPSSQGGVSSILLEGRTLLALATTVYGPGGIDQVLQNEDTEKPLKKVDPQLLKMALTPYPKLKAALFPSCTAHGILPPDISLYHLLQSLMPFDPTKLFGWQSTNTLAVSDAWSQLPHFSSPELVSRHAVLERLDFLFYLLHGRPAFAFGTFLGQQLARSKTPRQLIQQAAREAQLLALSSFGVPSVAAACVCFLELLGQDSLGLRVALRAASLISSHSPSRDSLVEKLTKLADGEKAAAAAVLSSLEEAFWDAIEQQGIKRTSSDCRRQWSLVMQFCKLHKLELSTSFLRECAKSNEWLQFLIQSQLHGHQPAQVIPLLQDFPAVVQDHLLLALGRLLGAEAGAAGRARAGSLFQTLLQCQEQPSPCRFLLAEGLRAQAPILSVLAACCPGANLISCLCVWIVTSVDDATRAEATAHTQGWAEGPQWDLQDLAAIWKVLLRKQKSKTLLNGFQLFLQDSPLLHILEMYELCMNCKKYKEAKTKLDKFQESLTNLGAAGGAAPAVPPPWLRSQALFLLELMLQQCRTDYELGKLLQLLAAADTLLLDGPHLKRLCALSEALRDSSISISRSILTSCSLEAFQGECSSILEQLQEKGMFSLAREVAALAELPVDSVVTHEVLRDLHHLRDSGQWHQSQTRAEFWEKCNDTFSRHSICSRAAAGFFLHQADSVWDSSGQEKATSMVERQLLLTLAGHWLAKEPGLAVQELQEVERQIWQCRLAERALLPEGSEPCPGALRLGRLAQRFSLARLAALEAAEPCGLRALPAREPRAALGAAERAALGALLGALLDQGSVQEAARVCHYFQLWHRDVALVLHCRALALGEAELEQLQPEVRALLRAETSTDTDASSPEDWTPLGCGDDAVVAALKALAEECVHGRSYCRQVLCLYELSKELSCSFGEVSAREPREVLGAILARRGPERGRRAQAFITCQGLPPATVAPLLAQQITQELLASAQGKGQKQAWNPAVESQELLQLAKLCQDHTLVGMKLLDKISSVPRGELSCITELLILAHSLFSLTCHMEGITRVLQAARLLTEEHLAPREEYGLVVRLLTGIGRYNEMTYIFELLHQKHYFEVLMRKKLDPSGTLKAALLDYTKRCRPGDSEKHNMIALCFSMCREIGQNHEAAACTQLKLIECRPWEESLQDVPNLKKLLLKAVTLFIDAAESYSKDSCVRQALRCRRQTRLITLQLHFLGSGQSTRIINLGRQDLPGAILALPRFYQSQTAARPC from the exons ATGGCGGCGGCCGGGGCCCGGGCAGAGCTGCGTGTGCTGCTGGTGCCCCACTCGGGGCAGCCGCGGGGCGCGGCGCGGGTGCGGCTGAGCAGAGCTCGGCACGCCCTGGGTACCGTGCTGCTGGCCGGCGGCATCCGCCTGGAATCGCTGGGGCCGGGCGGGCCCGGGCGGGCTCGGGGCAGCGTCCTGCCGGGAGCCTGGGCTGA CTTCCTGTGGGACAGCTCAGAAGATGATGGCTCACAGTCCAACAAGACCAAGCTCCTGGCTCTTGCTCAAAGCCATGACCTGTTTGTCTATGAGTTCAGTGTAGAAGATGGAAAACACAACCCAAATCCCCTGCACAGTTGTGAGGCAGAGACGCTGAAAAAGCTCCTTGAAGCTAAAAACATTA GTCTGCCTTCAATTTCCTCCGTGAAGATTCTGTCTTTTGGAAACAACAAGTGCAAACTTCTGCTCAACCAGTTTCTCCTTGTGCACCTGAcctttcctggggaaggctcaCCCCCAGAGACCTGTGGCTGCTtccccctggccctgcctccaggagctgtggggagaaTCGCAGACTCCCAGTTCTGCAGGGGGATCCTGTTCCTGTTGGACAGTGCTGGCTGGATTT ACATATGTGACTGCTCTGATGGTGCCACCCTGGGGAAGGTGGGGGtagccctggcagctgggcagggcccagcccctgtgtcccccctggctgccctggcagtgtcccctgacctcagcacagctgtggtGACCAACAGCTGCCACTgggccctggctgtgcagctcaACACCTACTTCAG aCAGTTCCCTGAACATTTGTTCTGTAAGAGAGATCCTGAAAATCTCCCAGTGAAGCCTGCAGAGGGACTGGAGGAGGATGAGCTGGCCAGTTCTGAGCACAGCATggagctcctgcccctgcccttccGCACAGACAG GTCCTGGAAGGCACACCTATCCTCACTGTGGGACAGAGTCAGGAGAAGAAGAACAGCAGGCTCTCCAGACTTGGTGAACCACTTGAATTTGCCTTGGTATCAGTTTTTTACCCATCTGGAAGACCACGATCCTGAAGTTTGTGAGGATCCAGAGAGGATGGTGGCCTTTGTCCCCCGGGCTGTCACGTGGGCAGCTTCCCCAGCACtccagggccagcctgggggTGCAGGACAGCAGTGGGCACAAATCCCcgtgggagcagcccaggaaatGGTGAAACTGGAGTGCAAACTGGTGACTGGAGCTAAGGCTGTGTTTGTGGTGCAGGCACAGGACACGGGGCTGTCTCTGGCCCTCTGGGATTTTGAGTCCCAGGACGTGACGTGTTCCCTCTTTGGCAGAAGCAGTGCCTACGTGGagtgcagtgcagagctgccacTGTGTCTGCTGCTGACAG AGCGTGGTCTGTCCCTGGTCCTGTTTGGGGTCACTCAGGAGGAGTTCCTGACCAGGCTGATGATGTTTGGCAGCGCCGGGGTCGTGGATTCCCTGTGCCACCTCAATGGctgggagaggtgctccattCCCATCCATGCCCTCGAG GCAGGTTTGGAGAATCGCCAGCTGGACACGGTggacttgtttttaaaaagcaaagaaagtgttttcagtctgtctgcagccagccctgggcctgggcaccctgggggtgctgcctCCCAGTCCTACCTGAGCA ATTTGGAGGAGCTCAGGCCAGCTCTAaacttgctctgctctgcaatCCAAGACAATGATATGGAGCCTCACAGCAAACccttctctgagcagctcctgaacCTCACCCTGACTTTCCTCACCAAGCAGCTGGAGGAAATCTTTGTGCACACAGAGG AGCCTGATGAGTTCCTGCAGAAGGCTGCAGACATTTTAACTGACTACATCATTAGGCTGAGGAAGTTCCTGAGGAGATACCCTCACCCAGCAGtgaccccagggcagggagctgagctggatgAGGACCTGCCTGAGATAGAAGAGAGCCAAGAATGGGAAAAACTGACACCAGAG GAAGTCATTGCTGAGGCCATCCTAAGCAACAAAATACCAGAGGCCCAGATCTTCTTcagaaggcagcagcatcctgctgaGAGTCTGCAGGAGTTGATGCAGACAGGTTTGAGCCTGGCCTATGACTGCCTGCTGaagggcagcaccagggaggcctcagagctgctcaggaaCATG GGCTTGGAcgtgaggcaggagctgcacaagaTCTGCTTGCACACACAGGACAGGCACGTCAGGGAGCTCCTG gTGAAAGTcttacaagaagaaaattatttttctgaaaaagagaagaaaattattgaCTTTGTGCATCAGGTTGAAAGCTTCTATTCAGAAtccttccaggaaaaagaagagactCAGTCTCTTTCCAG gtgcagcagctggaggaggcagcaggagctctctgggccccgggcagtgctgggctcccagctgggctggggcagcccccgagccccccggcTCACCCTCACCCTCAGCTGGgccctctgctgggagcagctgctgcaggagatggtgctgctgccctggaaaCCACAGCAAG aactCAAGACCTGCAGTCCTGAGGTGCTCTGGATGCACCTGACAGCCCAGCATGACTGGATGAGTATTTGTTCCTGGATTGAGGagtcagagcccagccaggctccgTGTGGCAGAGCTGTCTGGCCCCCCCTGAGCCCTGACATCgtggacaggagcactctgtgcAGCCCCTACATGAGACAGGACATCCTCAACAAGCTGGCCAG AAAGGGAATTTTTGTCCCTTCTGAGCTGGAAGAttttgagctgctgctccagaggttGTCGTGCCTGGGGGGAGTCCTGCAGAATCCTCACCCTGTTCCaaaatgcagctctgccagtggCCTGGACTTCCATGCTCAGTTTGTCCTGCACTGCCTGGAGCACAGTCTGCAGTACCTGCTCTACACTTACCTGGACTATTACAG tttaacCCCTTCAAACTGCCCTGTCCTGGGTaacaaggagctgcaggaagcacatCCCTGGTTTGAGTTCCTGGTGCAGTGCAGAGGGGTTGCCAGCAGTCCCCGAG atcCCAAGATGATTTTCCAGGCCAGTCTGGCCAACGCTCAGATGCTgatccccagcagccaggggggtgtgagcagcatcctgctggagggcaggaccctgctggccctggccaCCACAGTCTATGGGCCTGGGGGCATTGACCAG GTCCTTCAGAACGAAGATACTGAAAAACCTCTAAAGAAAGTTGATCCACAGCTCTTGAAGATGGCCTTGACCCCTTACCCCAAGCTCAAGGCTGCTCTCttcccctcctgcactgctcatGGAATTTTGCCTCCTGACATCTCTCTCTACCACCTTCTGCAG TCATTAATGCCCTTTGATCCCACAAAATTGTTTGGCTGGCAGTCAACAAACACTCTTGCTGTGTCAG ATGCCTGGAGCCAGCTGCCCCACTTCTCCAGCCCCGAGCTGGTGAGCAGGCACGCCgtgctggagaggctggattTCCTGTTCTACCTGCTGCACGGCCGGCCCGCCTTCGCCTTCGGCACCTtcctgggccagcagctggccaggagcaaaacccccaggcagct GATCCAGCAGGCAGCTCGGGAggcccagctgctggccctgagcTCCTTCGGTGTCCCCTCGGTGGCTGCAGCCTGCGTGTgcttcctggagctgctggggcaggacagCCTGGGCCTGAGGGTGGCCCTCAGGGCTGCCAGCCTCAtctccagccacagccccagcagggactCCCTGG TTGAGAAGTTAACAAAGCTGGCTGATggtgagaaggcagcagcagcagcagttctctCCTCCTTGGAAGAGGCCTTCTGGGATGCCATTGAGCAGCAAGGCATAAAGAG GACATCCAGTGACTGCAGAAGGCAGTGGTCCTTGGTGATGCAGTTCTGCAAGCTCCATAAGCTGGAGCTGAGCACGTCCTTCCTGAGGGAATGTGCCAAATCCAACGAGTGGCTGCAGTTCCTGATCCAGAGCCAGCTCCACGGCCAccagccagcccag GTCATTCCCCTGCTGCAGGATTTCCCTGCTGTGGTCCAGGatcacctgctgctggccctggggaggctgctgggtgcagaggcaggtgctgctggcagggcccGTGCAGGGAGCCTGTTCCAgaccctgctgcagtgccaggagcagcccagcccctgcaggtTCCTGCTGGCTGAAGGGCTCCGGGCACAGGCCCCCATCCTCAGCGTGCTGGCAGCCTGCTGCCCT GGTGCCAACCTCATCTCCTGCCTCTGTGTGTGGATTGTCACTTCTGTGGATGATGCCACCAGGGCTGAGGCCACCGcccacacccagggctgggcagaagGTCCCCAGTGGGACTTGCAGGACCTTGCTGCCATCTGGAAAGTCTTGTTGAGGAAGCAGAAGAGTAAAACACTTCTGAATGGCTTCCAGCTCTTTTTACAG GATTCCCCTTTGCTGCACATCCTGGAGATGTATGAGCTCTGCATGAACTGTAAAAAGTACAAGGAAGCTAAAACCAAACTGGACAAATTTCAGGAAAGCCTGACAAAT ctgggggctgcagggggagcGGCCCCCGCCGTGCCGCCGCCGTGGCTGCGCTCGCAGGCGCTGTTCCTCCTGgagctgatgctgcagcagtgccGCACTGACTACGAGCTGGGcaagctcctgcagctcctggctgcagcagacaCCCTCCTGCTGGATG GCCCCCACCTGAAGAGGCTCTGTGCCCTCAGTGAGGCCCTGAGGGACTCCTCCATCTCCATCAGCCGCTCCATCCTGacctcctgcagcctggaggcCTTCCAGGGGGAGTGCAGCTCCattctggagcagctgcaggagaagggaatgTTCAGCCTGGCTCGGGAGGTGGCggccctggctgagctgcccGTGGACAGCGTGGTCACACACGAG GTTCTGAGGGATCTGCATCATTTAAGAGACTCTGGCCAGTGGCATCAGAGCCAGACACGGGCTGAGTTCTGGGAGAAGTGCAACGACACCTTCAGCAGGCATTCCATCTGCAGCCGAGCCGCAGCGGGGTTCTTCCTGCACCAGGCCGACAGCGTGTGGGACTCCTCAGGGCAGGAGAAGGCAACCAGCATGgtggagaggcagctgctgctcacgCTGGCCGGGCACTGGCTGGCCAAGGAGCCCGGGCTGGccgtgcaggagctgcaggaggtggagAGGCAGATCTGGCAGTGCCGCCTGGCGGAGCGGGCGCTGCTGCCCGAGGGCTCGGAGCCGTGCCCCGGGGCCCTGCGCTTGGGCCGGCTGGCTCAGCGGTTCTCCTTGGCCAGGCTGGCGGCCCTGGAGGCTGCGGAGCCCTGCGGGCTGCGGGCACTGCCAGCCCGGGAGCCGCGGGCAGCGCTGGGGGCCGCGGAGCGGGCGGCGCTGGGGGCCCTGCTGGGCGCCCTGCTGGACCAGGGCAGCGTGCAGGAGGCCGCCCGCGTGTGCCACTActtccagctgtggcacagggacgtggccctggtgctgcactgcagggccCTGGCCCTGGGCGAGGCcgagctggagcagctgcagcccgAGGTGCGAGCTCTGCTGAGGGCTGAGACCAGCACAGACACCGATG cATCCAGCCCGGAGGACTGGACCCCTCTGGGGTGTGGGGATGATGCCGTGGTGGCAGCACTGAAGGCCCTGGCAGAGGAATGTGTCCATGGCAGGAGCTACTGCAGGCAGGTCCTGTGCCTCTACGAGCTCTCCAAG GAACTGAGCTGCTCCTTCGGGGAGGTGTCGGCGCGGGAGCCGCGGGAGGTGCTCGGGGCCATCCTGGCGCGGCGggggccggagcggggccgcaGAGCCCAGGCCTTCATcacctgccaggggctgcccccTGCCACCGTGGcacctctgctggcacagcagatcacccaggagctgctggcctcGGCCCAGGGAAAAG ggCAGAAGCAGGCTTGGAACCCTGCAGTGgagagccaggagctcctgcagcttgccaagctgtgccaggatCACACCTTGGTTGGGATGAAGTTGCTGGATAAAATCTCCTCTGTGCCCCGTGGGGAGCTGTCGTGCA TTACAGAGCTGCTGATCCTGGCCCACAGCCTCTTCAGCCTGACCTGTCACATGGAGGGGATCACGCGAGTGCTGCAGGCGGCTCGGCTGCTCACCGAGGAGCACCTGGCTCCCAGGGAGGAGTACGGGCTGGTG